A genomic stretch from Telopea speciosissima isolate NSW1024214 ecotype Mountain lineage chromosome 7, Tspe_v1, whole genome shotgun sequence includes:
- the LOC122670013 gene encoding protein transport protein SEC13 homolog A yields MPSQKIETGHQDTVHDVVMDYYGKRIATASSDCTIKIVGVSSSSASQHLTTLTGHQGPVWQVSWAHPKFGSILASCSYDGRVIIWKEGNQNEWTQAYVFDDHKVSVNSIAWAPHELGLCLACGSSDGNISVFTARTDGGWDTTRIDQAHPVGVTSVSWAPAMAPGALVTSGQFNPVQKLVSGGCDNTVKVWKLYNGNWKMDCFPVLNMHTDWVRDVAWAPNLGLPKSTIASASQDGTVIVWTVAKEGSQWEGKVLNDFKTPVWSVSWSLTGNILAVADGNNNVTLWKEAVDGEWQQVTTVEP; encoded by the coding sequence ATGCCGTCACAAAAGATTGAAACGGGTCATCAAGACACTGTTCATGATGTTGTCATGGATTACTATGGCAAGCGTATTGCCACTGCATCTTCTGACTGTACCATCAAGATAGTTGGGGTTAGCAGCTCCTCTGCTTCGCAGCATCTTACCACCCTCACTGGTCATCAAGGCCCCGTTTGGCAGGTTTCATGGGCCCATCCCAAGTTTGGTTCTATCCTTGCTTCTTGTTCTTATGATGGAAGAGTGATAATATGGAAGGAAGGTAACCAGAATGAGTGGACTCAAGCCTATGTTTTTGATGACCACAAGGTATCTGTCAACTCAATTGCTTGGGCTCCTCATGAATTAGGCCTGTGCTTGGCTTGTGGATCATCTGATGGGAACATCTCAGTGTTTACTGCCAGGACTGATGGGGGTTGGGACACCACAAGGATCGACCAAGCTCACCCCGTGGGTGTCACTTCAGTTTCATGGGCTCCAGCTATGGCTCCTGGGGCTCTTGTTACATCCGGCCAGTTTAATCCCGTTCAGAAGCTTGTCTCTGGTGGCTGTGATAATACTGTGAAGGTGTGGAAGCTATACAATGGGAATTGGAAGATGGATTGCTTCCCAGTCCTTAACATGCATACTGACTGGGTAAGGGATGTGGCTTGGGCACCCAACTTGGGGCTTCCCAAGTCTACTATTGCTAGTGCTTCACAGGACGGGACTGTTATTGTATGGACTGTGGCCAAGGAAGGGAGTCAATGGGAGGGTAAGGTTTTGAATGATTTTAAGACCCCAGTTTGGAGTGTCTCATGGTCACTGACTGGTAACATATTGGCTGTGGCTGATGGGAACAACAATGTAACATTGTGGAAAGAAGCTGTGGATGGTGAGTGGCAACAAGTAACAACGGTTGAGCCATAG
- the LOC122668042 gene encoding homeobox-leucine zipper protein ATHB-15-like → MMAVTTSCKERKAGMDNGKYVRYTPEQVEALERLYYECPKPSSIRRQQLIRECPILSRIEPKQIKVWFQNRRCREKQRKESSRIQAVNRKLTAMNKLLMEENDRLQKQVSQLVYENGYFRQHTQSTAIVTTDTSCESVVTSGQHHLKPQHPPRDASPAGLMSIAEETLTEFLSKATGTAVEWVQMPGMKPGPDSVGIVAISNRCTGVAARACGLVGLEPARVAEILKDRPSWLRDCRAVDVLNVLPTGNGGTIELLYMQHYAPTTLAPARDFWLLCYTSVLEDGSLVVCERSLRNTQGGPSMPAVQHFVRAEMLPSGYLIRPYEGGGSIIHIVDHMDLEPWSVPEVLRLLYESSTVLAQKTTMAALRQLRQIAQEVSHPIVSGWGRQPAALRALSQRLSRGFNEALNGFTNEGWSMMGSDGMDDVTVLVNSSPGKIMGVNLSYANGFPSVSTAVLCAKASILLQNVPPAILLRFLRGHRSEWTDNSIDVYSAAAVKAAPCSLLGSRIGSFGGQVILPLAHTIEHEEFLEVIKLENMGSGQDDTIIPRDMFLLQLCSGVDENAVGTYAELIFAPIDESFADDAPLLPSGFRIIPLDSLVDAASPNRTLDLASALEVGPTGSRASGDYSGSCASMRSVMTIAFQFAFDSHLRENVATMARQYVRSIISSVQRVALALSPSRLSSHGGLRSPPGTPEAHTLARWICHSYRCYLGAELLKPSSEGSESILKTLWHHSDAIVCCSLKALPVFTFANQAGLDMLETTLVAVQDITLEKIFDDHGRKTLCSEFPQIMQQGFACLQGGICLSSMGRPVSFERAVGWKVLNEEENAHCVCFLFVNWSFG, encoded by the exons ATGATGGCCGTGACAACGTCCTGCAAGGAGCGTAAAGCTGGAATGGACAATGGAAAGTATGTCCGCTACACTCCTGAGCAGGTTGAAGCGCTTGAAAGGCTATATTATGAATGCCCCAAACCCAGCTCCATTCGACGGCAACAACTGATCAGAGAATGTCCAATTCTCTCCAGGATTGAGCCCAAGCAGATCAAAGTCTGGTTCCAAAATCGAAG ATGCAGAGAGAAGCAGAGGAAAGAGTCTTCACGAATCCAAGCTGTTAATAGGAAGCTGACAGCAATGAACAAGCTTTTAATGGAGGAGAATGACAGGTTGCAGAAGCAGGTGTCGCAGCTGGTGTATGAGAATGGCTACTTTCGCCAACACACTCAGAGT ACGGCTATTGTCACCACGGATACAAGTTGTGAGTCGGTGGTGACCAGCGGTCAACACCATTTGAAGCCTCAGCATCCGCCGAGAGATGCTAGCCCTGCTGG ACTTATGTCCATTGCAGAGGAGACTTTGACAGAGTTTCTTTCGAAGGCCACTGGAACTGCTGTGGAGTGGGTCCAAATGCCTGGGATGAAG CCTGGTCCGGATTCCGTTGGAATCGTTGCTATTTCTAATCGTTGCACTGGAGTGGCTGCACGAGCCTGTGGCCTGGTGGGCCTAGAACCTGCAAGG GTTGCAGAAATCCTTAAAGATCGGCCTTCATGGTTACGTGATTGTCGAGCTGTGGATGTGCTAAATGTGCTGCCCACTGGAAATGGTGGAACCATTGAGCTGCTCTACATGCAG CACTATGCGCCAACAACATTGGCACCTGCTCGGGACTTCTGGTTGCTGTGCTACACTTCTGTATTAGAGGATGGTAGTCTTGTG GTCTGCGAAAGATCACTTCGCAACACTCAGGGGGGTCCAAGCATGCCAGCAGTGCAACACTTTGTGAGGGCAGAAATGCTGCCAAGTGGGTACTTGATAAGACCCTATGAAGGGGGTGGATCAATTATTCATATTGTTGATCACATGGACTTAGAG CCATGGAGCGTACCGGAGGTGTTACGCCTTCTGTATGAATCATCAACAGTGCTTGCGCAGAAGACAACAATGGCG GCTTTACGCCAGCTAAGGCAGATTGCTCAAGAGGTTTCTCATCCAATTGTCTCTGGTTGGGGCAGACAACCTGCAGCCCTACGAGCACTTAGCCAGAGGCTTAGCAG GGGTTTCAATGAAGCCCTTAATGGTTTTACTAATGAGGGATGGTCTATGATGGGAAGTGATGGCATGGATGATGTTACGGTCCTCGTGAATTCTTCTCCTGGGAAAATAATGGGTGTTAATCTTTCCTATGCAAATGGATTTCCATCTGTCAGCACTGCTGTTCTTTGTGCCAAGGCATCTATTCTTTTGCAG AATGTGCCTCCAGCAATACTCCTCAGGTTCCTTCGGGGGCATCGCTCGGAATGGACAGACAACAGCATTGATGTTTACTCAGCTGCAGCTGTTAAAGCTGCTCCCTGTAGCTTACTGGGGTCTAGAATTGGAAGTTTTGGTGGGCAGGTTATCCTTCCATTGGCTCACACAATTGAGCATGAAGAG TTTTTAGAGGTTATTAAGCTTGAAAACATGGGCAGCGGACAGGATGATACAATTATACCCAGGGACATGTTTCTCTTGCAA CTCTGTAGTGGGGTGGATGAGAATGCTGTAGGCACCTATGCTGAGCTCATTTTTGCTCCAATTGATGAATCTTTTGCTGATGATGCACCTCTTTTACCATCTGGTTTCCGTATCATCCCTCTTGACTCTCTGGTG GATGCTGCCAGTCCAAATCGCACACTGGACCTTGCTTCTGCTCTTGAGGTGGGACCTACTGGAAGTAGAGCATCTGGTGACTATTCTGGCAGCTGTGCTTCCATGAGATCCGTGATGACAATAGCATTTCAGTTTGCATTTGACAGTCACCTGCGAGAGAATGTAGCAACCATGGCACGACAGTATGTCCGAAGCATTATATCATCCGTTCAAAGGGTTGCACTTGCTCTCTCCCCTTCTCGTCTCAGTTCTCATGGTGGTCTCCGGTCCCCACCTGGCACTCCTGAAGCACATACTCTTGCTCGGTGGATCTGTCACAGCTATAG GTGTTATTTAGGGGCAGAGCTACTCAAACCTAGCAGTGAAGGAAGTGAATCTATTCTAAAAACCCTTTGGCACCACTCTGATGCAATTGTGTGCTGCTCATTGAAG GCTTTGCCAGTTTTCACATTTGCAAATCAAGCAGGTCTTGATATGCTTGAGACAACCTTGGTCGCAGTGCAAGACATTACTCTTGAAAAGATATTTGATGATCATGGGAGAAAGACACTCTGCTCAGAGTTCCCACAGATAATGCAGCAG